A region of Lycium barbarum isolate Lr01 chromosome 1, ASM1917538v2, whole genome shotgun sequence DNA encodes the following proteins:
- the LOC132642435 gene encoding ribonucleases P/MRP protein subunit POP1 isoform X3, with the protein MTQVTAVLCSWRVQRQDLLLSILETVLVPSPCSHCEDARNDILSGSIYGSAELHHVGATFSQTIAPVTYMWQPQQCRSADTKVDNADICGERQKVDGCVSLRRLWVWIHAAAFGEGYNALQIACERQVDAAGSRVTCVSLEDQLGKLEVIGSRASELLKKILHPATSSSVNSSLVKYASYIENDDQILSSAIFSLSVNDPRFLNEDANALKAKAQDILSYKKDESRGNGTPKRDMKLLSCSSLESEGSHGLSECIDLWDAKNGIDPPIEESILCMEKHHQRMELFRIGDMNSGRQQPSNERRFSKFCPIFLMKSDNQKNSIIRWSIILPLCWIKVFWISLVTNGAQAIGLREKHWIACDLGLPCFPREFPDCNAYSCFMALEEAAYDQKSELRSPPTRTWKVPVSSPWDSVRLALEGLSGAGHGQIQHEQLPPNDMIKNLKMNTPYPGRCKTDTESSCSAPFEGFVARTSCVLTQFLDEINGSHLLLFPKVLHRKKCISKFMKDERILKVDTDRVIYQINRDQKLCLVRVLLHAYKEGSFEEGAVVCAPQIDDVMLFTTRSEISKGELQVPESFVRSCFSQQATGKWEFQVPEDPAAKESYRLPIGFITTGFVRGSKKPVAVALCEAVCLARLREEQWKDVGVRKRRKEIYVLVRNLRSTAYRLALASIVLEQWDDDVEWM; encoded by the exons ATGACGCAAGTTACTGCAGTGCTGTGCAGTTGGAGGGTCCAGAGGCAG GATTTGTTGCTATCAATCCTAGAAACCGTGCTTGTGCCTTCTCCATGTTCACATTGTGAAGATGCTCGCAATGACATACTCTCTGGTTCTATCTATGGTAGTGCTGAG CTCCATCATGTAGGAGCCACCTTTTCTCAGACAATTGCTCCTGTAACCTATATGTGGCAACCACAGCAGTGTAGGAGTGCTGATACAAAGGTCGATAATGCAGATATATGTGGTGAACGACAGAAAGTTGATGGTTGTGTTTCTTTAAGACGGCTATGGGTTTGGATACATGCTGCTGCTTTTGGTGAAGGATATAATGCTTTGCAAATTGCTTGTGAGAGGCAG GTAGATGCTGCTGGCTCCAGAGTTACTTGCGTTTCCCTTGAGGATCAACTCGGGAAGTTGGAAGTGATTGGATCAAGGGCATCTGAGCTTCTTAAAAAGATTTTACATCCTGCAACCAG TTCTTCAGTAAATTCTTCCCTAGTGAAGTATGCGTCCTACATTGAGAATGACGACCAAATCCTGTCTTCAGCAATCTTTTCTCTCTCTGTCAATGATCCTCGATTTCTGAATGAAGATGCTAATGCTTTGAAAGCAAAGGCTCAAGATATACTCTCTTATAAGAAAGATGAGAGTAGAGGAAATGGAACTCCAAAAAGGGATATGAAGTTACTCTCCTGCTCGTCATTAGAAAGTGAAGGAAGTCATGGCTTATCTGAGTGTATCGATCTGTGGGATGCTAAAAATGGCATTGATCCTCCAATAGAAGAAAGCATCCTTTGCATGGAGAAACACCATCAGCGTATGGAGCTGTTTCGCATTGGTGATATGAATTCAGGCAGACAACAGCCTTCTAATGAGAGACGGTTTTCTAAATTCTGCCCTATATTTCTTATGAAAAGTGATAACCAGAAAAATTCAATTATAAG ATGGTCTATTATTCTTCCACTATGTTGGATCAAGGTCTTCTGGATCTCTCTCGTGACCAATGGTGCTCAAGCGATTGGTTTGAGGGAGAAGCACTGGATTGCTTGTGAT CTTGGGTTGCCATGCTTTCCAAGGGAATTCCCTGATTGCAACGCATACTCGTGTTTTATGGCCTTAGAGGAAGCAGCTTATGATCAAAAGTCTGAGCTCCGTTCTCCTCCAACAAGGACTTGGAAAGTTCCAGTGTCATCTCCATGGGACAGTGTCCGCCTTGCTCTAGAAGGACTCAGTGGGGCAGGTCATGGTCAGATACAACATGAACAACTTCCTCCAAACGATatgataaaaaatttaaaaatgaaTACTCCATACCCGGGAAGATGCAAAACAGACACAGAGAGTAGTTGCAGTGCTCCATTCGAGGGATTTGTTGCTAGGACGTCTTGTGTTCTGACTCAGTTCTTGGATGAGATCAATGGTAGTCATCTACTTTTATTTCCCAAAGTGCTTCACAGGAAGAAGTGCATATCCAAATTTATGAAGGATGAAAGGATACTCAAGGTGGATACCGATAGGGTCATTTACCAGATAAATCGGGACCAAAAACTGTGTTTAGTCAGAGTTCTTCTGCATGCATACAAAGAAGGTTCCTTCGAAGAAGGAGCAGTTGTTTGTGCACCTCAAATTGATGATGTAATGTTGTTCACAACCAG ATCAGAGATTTCCAAAGGAGAACTTCAAGTACCTGAGTCCTTTGTGAGATCGTGCTTCTCTCAGCAAGCAACTGGTAAATGGGAATTTCAAGTACCTGAAGATCCTGCTGCCAAAGAATCTTATAGATTACCCATTGGCTTTATTACAACAGGATTTGTTCGGGGAAG TAAGAAGCCTGTTGCGGTGGCTCTTTGCGAGGCTGTCTGTCTTGCTCGCCTGAGGGAGGAACAGTGGAAGGATGTAGGTGTTAGGAAGAGAAGGAAGGAGATCTATGTCCTGGTTAGAAATTTAAGGTCCACAGCATATAGACTTGCACTTGCTTCTATCGTCCTCGAACAATGGGATGACGATGTTGAGTGGATGTGA
- the LOC132642435 gene encoding ribonucleases P/MRP protein subunit POP1 isoform X1, with translation MSKDLNQDRGKHRTAAGPPRTVNVHKFAESRASELESLHSIVKERLSNDFRSQRSKRRRTTGHDNRVAKRRARKKQKTGEDNVNNADRLKKDKKTLPRHVRRRVELKKNSLNGFSTTGDGTKRLRTHLWHAKRFTMTKLWGFHLPLGVHGSGRGSRALLKKLKGGVLVHDASYCSAVQLEGPEDLLLSILETVLVPSPCSHCEDARNDILSGSIYGSAELHHVGATFSQTIAPVTYMWQPQQCRSADTKVDNADICGERQKVDGCVSLRRLWVWIHAAAFGEGYNALQIACERQVDAAGSRVTCVSLEDQLGKLEVIGSRASELLKKILHPATSSSVNSSLVKYASYIENDDQILSSAIFSLSVNDPRFLNEDANALKAKAQDILSYKKDESRGNGTPKRDMKLLSCSSLESEGSHGLSECIDLWDAKNGIDPPIEESILCMEKHHQRMELFRIGDMNSGRQQPSNERRFSKFCPIFLMKSDNQKNSIIRWSIILPLCWIKVFWISLVTNGAQAIGLREKHWIACDLGLPCFPREFPDCNAYSCFMALEEAAYDQKSELRSPPTRTWKVPVSSPWDSVRLALEGLSGAGHGQIQHEQLPPNDMIKNLKMNTPYPGRCKTDTESSCSAPFEGFVARTSCVLTQFLDEINGSHLLLFPKVLHRKKCISKFMKDERILKVDTDRVIYQINRDQKLCLVRVLLHAYKEGSFEEGAVVCAPQIDDVMLFTTRSEISKGELQVPESFVRSCFSQQATGKWEFQVPEDPAAKESYRLPIGFITTGFVRGSKKPVAVALCEAVCLARLREEQWKDVGVRKRRKEIYVLVRNLRSTAYRLALASIVLEQWDDDVEWM, from the exons ATGAGTAAAGATTTGAACCAAG ATAGAGGCAAACATCGAACAGCAGCAGGTCCGCCTCGCACCGTTAATGTGCACAAATTTGCTGAATCTCGAGCTTCTGAACTTGAATCTCTCCACTCAAttgtaaaagaacgtttaagtaATGATTTTAGATCACAAAGAAGCAAGAGAAGGCGAACAACTGGGCATGACAATCGAGTGGCAAAACGTAGAGCTAGAAAGAAGCAGAAAACAGGAGAGGATAATGTCAATAACGCAGACCGTTTGAAGAAAGATAAAAAGACGCTTCCACGCCATGTTCGTAGGAGAGTTGAGCTTAAGAAGAATTCTCTGAACGGCTTCTCAACAACAGGAGACGGGACTAAGAGACTCAGAACCCACTTGTGGCATGCTAAGCGTTTCACAATGACGAAACTTTGGGGATTCCACCTTCCCCTTGGTGTGCACGGCAG TGGGAGGGGCTCAAGAGCTCTTTTGAAGAAACTAAAAGGAGGAGTTCTTGTCCATGACGCAAGTTACTGCAGTGCTGTGCAGTTGGAGGGTCCAGAG GATTTGTTGCTATCAATCCTAGAAACCGTGCTTGTGCCTTCTCCATGTTCACATTGTGAAGATGCTCGCAATGACATACTCTCTGGTTCTATCTATGGTAGTGCTGAG CTCCATCATGTAGGAGCCACCTTTTCTCAGACAATTGCTCCTGTAACCTATATGTGGCAACCACAGCAGTGTAGGAGTGCTGATACAAAGGTCGATAATGCAGATATATGTGGTGAACGACAGAAAGTTGATGGTTGTGTTTCTTTAAGACGGCTATGGGTTTGGATACATGCTGCTGCTTTTGGTGAAGGATATAATGCTTTGCAAATTGCTTGTGAGAGGCAG GTAGATGCTGCTGGCTCCAGAGTTACTTGCGTTTCCCTTGAGGATCAACTCGGGAAGTTGGAAGTGATTGGATCAAGGGCATCTGAGCTTCTTAAAAAGATTTTACATCCTGCAACCAG TTCTTCAGTAAATTCTTCCCTAGTGAAGTATGCGTCCTACATTGAGAATGACGACCAAATCCTGTCTTCAGCAATCTTTTCTCTCTCTGTCAATGATCCTCGATTTCTGAATGAAGATGCTAATGCTTTGAAAGCAAAGGCTCAAGATATACTCTCTTATAAGAAAGATGAGAGTAGAGGAAATGGAACTCCAAAAAGGGATATGAAGTTACTCTCCTGCTCGTCATTAGAAAGTGAAGGAAGTCATGGCTTATCTGAGTGTATCGATCTGTGGGATGCTAAAAATGGCATTGATCCTCCAATAGAAGAAAGCATCCTTTGCATGGAGAAACACCATCAGCGTATGGAGCTGTTTCGCATTGGTGATATGAATTCAGGCAGACAACAGCCTTCTAATGAGAGACGGTTTTCTAAATTCTGCCCTATATTTCTTATGAAAAGTGATAACCAGAAAAATTCAATTATAAG ATGGTCTATTATTCTTCCACTATGTTGGATCAAGGTCTTCTGGATCTCTCTCGTGACCAATGGTGCTCAAGCGATTGGTTTGAGGGAGAAGCACTGGATTGCTTGTGAT CTTGGGTTGCCATGCTTTCCAAGGGAATTCCCTGATTGCAACGCATACTCGTGTTTTATGGCCTTAGAGGAAGCAGCTTATGATCAAAAGTCTGAGCTCCGTTCTCCTCCAACAAGGACTTGGAAAGTTCCAGTGTCATCTCCATGGGACAGTGTCCGCCTTGCTCTAGAAGGACTCAGTGGGGCAGGTCATGGTCAGATACAACATGAACAACTTCCTCCAAACGATatgataaaaaatttaaaaatgaaTACTCCATACCCGGGAAGATGCAAAACAGACACAGAGAGTAGTTGCAGTGCTCCATTCGAGGGATTTGTTGCTAGGACGTCTTGTGTTCTGACTCAGTTCTTGGATGAGATCAATGGTAGTCATCTACTTTTATTTCCCAAAGTGCTTCACAGGAAGAAGTGCATATCCAAATTTATGAAGGATGAAAGGATACTCAAGGTGGATACCGATAGGGTCATTTACCAGATAAATCGGGACCAAAAACTGTGTTTAGTCAGAGTTCTTCTGCATGCATACAAAGAAGGTTCCTTCGAAGAAGGAGCAGTTGTTTGTGCACCTCAAATTGATGATGTAATGTTGTTCACAACCAG ATCAGAGATTTCCAAAGGAGAACTTCAAGTACCTGAGTCCTTTGTGAGATCGTGCTTCTCTCAGCAAGCAACTGGTAAATGGGAATTTCAAGTACCTGAAGATCCTGCTGCCAAAGAATCTTATAGATTACCCATTGGCTTTATTACAACAGGATTTGTTCGGGGAAG TAAGAAGCCTGTTGCGGTGGCTCTTTGCGAGGCTGTCTGTCTTGCTCGCCTGAGGGAGGAACAGTGGAAGGATGTAGGTGTTAGGAAGAGAAGGAAGGAGATCTATGTCCTGGTTAGAAATTTAAGGTCCACAGCATATAGACTTGCACTTGCTTCTATCGTCCTCGAACAATGGGATGACGATGTTGAGTGGATGTGA
- the LOC132642435 gene encoding ribonucleases P/MRP protein subunit POP1 isoform X2, which translates to MNSDRGKHRTAAGPPRTVNVHKFAESRASELESLHSIVKERLSNDFRSQRSKRRRTTGHDNRVAKRRARKKQKTGEDNVNNADRLKKDKKTLPRHVRRRVELKKNSLNGFSTTGDGTKRLRTHLWHAKRFTMTKLWGFHLPLGVHGSGRGSRALLKKLKGGVLVHDASYCSAVQLEGPEDLLLSILETVLVPSPCSHCEDARNDILSGSIYGSAELHHVGATFSQTIAPVTYMWQPQQCRSADTKVDNADICGERQKVDGCVSLRRLWVWIHAAAFGEGYNALQIACERQVDAAGSRVTCVSLEDQLGKLEVIGSRASELLKKILHPATSSSVNSSLVKYASYIENDDQILSSAIFSLSVNDPRFLNEDANALKAKAQDILSYKKDESRGNGTPKRDMKLLSCSSLESEGSHGLSECIDLWDAKNGIDPPIEESILCMEKHHQRMELFRIGDMNSGRQQPSNERRFSKFCPIFLMKSDNQKNSIIRWSIILPLCWIKVFWISLVTNGAQAIGLREKHWIACDLGLPCFPREFPDCNAYSCFMALEEAAYDQKSELRSPPTRTWKVPVSSPWDSVRLALEGLSGAGHGQIQHEQLPPNDMIKNLKMNTPYPGRCKTDTESSCSAPFEGFVARTSCVLTQFLDEINGSHLLLFPKVLHRKKCISKFMKDERILKVDTDRVIYQINRDQKLCLVRVLLHAYKEGSFEEGAVVCAPQIDDVMLFTTRSEISKGELQVPESFVRSCFSQQATGKWEFQVPEDPAAKESYRLPIGFITTGFVRGSKKPVAVALCEAVCLARLREEQWKDVGVRKRRKEIYVLVRNLRSTAYRLALASIVLEQWDDDVEWM; encoded by the exons ATGAATTCAGATAGAGGCAAACATCGAACAGCAGCAGGTCCGCCTCGCACCGTTAATGTGCACAAATTTGCTGAATCTCGAGCTTCTGAACTTGAATCTCTCCACTCAAttgtaaaagaacgtttaagtaATGATTTTAGATCACAAAGAAGCAAGAGAAGGCGAACAACTGGGCATGACAATCGAGTGGCAAAACGTAGAGCTAGAAAGAAGCAGAAAACAGGAGAGGATAATGTCAATAACGCAGACCGTTTGAAGAAAGATAAAAAGACGCTTCCACGCCATGTTCGTAGGAGAGTTGAGCTTAAGAAGAATTCTCTGAACGGCTTCTCAACAACAGGAGACGGGACTAAGAGACTCAGAACCCACTTGTGGCATGCTAAGCGTTTCACAATGACGAAACTTTGGGGATTCCACCTTCCCCTTGGTGTGCACGGCAG TGGGAGGGGCTCAAGAGCTCTTTTGAAGAAACTAAAAGGAGGAGTTCTTGTCCATGACGCAAGTTACTGCAGTGCTGTGCAGTTGGAGGGTCCAGAG GATTTGTTGCTATCAATCCTAGAAACCGTGCTTGTGCCTTCTCCATGTTCACATTGTGAAGATGCTCGCAATGACATACTCTCTGGTTCTATCTATGGTAGTGCTGAG CTCCATCATGTAGGAGCCACCTTTTCTCAGACAATTGCTCCTGTAACCTATATGTGGCAACCACAGCAGTGTAGGAGTGCTGATACAAAGGTCGATAATGCAGATATATGTGGTGAACGACAGAAAGTTGATGGTTGTGTTTCTTTAAGACGGCTATGGGTTTGGATACATGCTGCTGCTTTTGGTGAAGGATATAATGCTTTGCAAATTGCTTGTGAGAGGCAG GTAGATGCTGCTGGCTCCAGAGTTACTTGCGTTTCCCTTGAGGATCAACTCGGGAAGTTGGAAGTGATTGGATCAAGGGCATCTGAGCTTCTTAAAAAGATTTTACATCCTGCAACCAG TTCTTCAGTAAATTCTTCCCTAGTGAAGTATGCGTCCTACATTGAGAATGACGACCAAATCCTGTCTTCAGCAATCTTTTCTCTCTCTGTCAATGATCCTCGATTTCTGAATGAAGATGCTAATGCTTTGAAAGCAAAGGCTCAAGATATACTCTCTTATAAGAAAGATGAGAGTAGAGGAAATGGAACTCCAAAAAGGGATATGAAGTTACTCTCCTGCTCGTCATTAGAAAGTGAAGGAAGTCATGGCTTATCTGAGTGTATCGATCTGTGGGATGCTAAAAATGGCATTGATCCTCCAATAGAAGAAAGCATCCTTTGCATGGAGAAACACCATCAGCGTATGGAGCTGTTTCGCATTGGTGATATGAATTCAGGCAGACAACAGCCTTCTAATGAGAGACGGTTTTCTAAATTCTGCCCTATATTTCTTATGAAAAGTGATAACCAGAAAAATTCAATTATAAG ATGGTCTATTATTCTTCCACTATGTTGGATCAAGGTCTTCTGGATCTCTCTCGTGACCAATGGTGCTCAAGCGATTGGTTTGAGGGAGAAGCACTGGATTGCTTGTGAT CTTGGGTTGCCATGCTTTCCAAGGGAATTCCCTGATTGCAACGCATACTCGTGTTTTATGGCCTTAGAGGAAGCAGCTTATGATCAAAAGTCTGAGCTCCGTTCTCCTCCAACAAGGACTTGGAAAGTTCCAGTGTCATCTCCATGGGACAGTGTCCGCCTTGCTCTAGAAGGACTCAGTGGGGCAGGTCATGGTCAGATACAACATGAACAACTTCCTCCAAACGATatgataaaaaatttaaaaatgaaTACTCCATACCCGGGAAGATGCAAAACAGACACAGAGAGTAGTTGCAGTGCTCCATTCGAGGGATTTGTTGCTAGGACGTCTTGTGTTCTGACTCAGTTCTTGGATGAGATCAATGGTAGTCATCTACTTTTATTTCCCAAAGTGCTTCACAGGAAGAAGTGCATATCCAAATTTATGAAGGATGAAAGGATACTCAAGGTGGATACCGATAGGGTCATTTACCAGATAAATCGGGACCAAAAACTGTGTTTAGTCAGAGTTCTTCTGCATGCATACAAAGAAGGTTCCTTCGAAGAAGGAGCAGTTGTTTGTGCACCTCAAATTGATGATGTAATGTTGTTCACAACCAG ATCAGAGATTTCCAAAGGAGAACTTCAAGTACCTGAGTCCTTTGTGAGATCGTGCTTCTCTCAGCAAGCAACTGGTAAATGGGAATTTCAAGTACCTGAAGATCCTGCTGCCAAAGAATCTTATAGATTACCCATTGGCTTTATTACAACAGGATTTGTTCGGGGAAG TAAGAAGCCTGTTGCGGTGGCTCTTTGCGAGGCTGTCTGTCTTGCTCGCCTGAGGGAGGAACAGTGGAAGGATGTAGGTGTTAGGAAGAGAAGGAAGGAGATCTATGTCCTGGTTAGAAATTTAAGGTCCACAGCATATAGACTTGCACTTGCTTCTATCGTCCTCGAACAATGGGATGACGATGTTGAGTGGATGTGA
- the LOC132642480 gene encoding uncharacterized protein LOC132642480, which translates to MKILEANAGALTNFEVLDFLRSRGAGKDPTRVIVPVAPSEFKVYDYLEQTAACNQTRQAIDEFLGKCKSITLAKAEILNIINIRPSSLVELYPMIEEYDTRFGEAAETMEEFVENVVQLLPPPPNQMQSEQEAATDETEAPDGEKTEVAE; encoded by the exons ATGAAGAT CCTTGAAGCAAATGCAGGTGCTCTCACAAATTTTGAGGTGCTTGACTTTCTACGCTCTAGAGGTGCAGGAAAAGATCCTACGAGGGTCATAGTTCCTGTTGCGCCGTCAGAGTTCAAG GTGTATGATTATTTAGAGCAAACTGCTGCTTGCAATCAGACAAGACAAGcgattgatgaattcttgggaaaATGTAAAAGTATCACCCTCGCAAAAGCTGAGATCCTTAACATCATCAATATCAGGCCATCTTCCCTCGTTGAGCTTTACCCG ATGATAGAGGAATACGACACCCGTTTTGGGGAAGCTGCAGAAACAATGGAAGAGTTTGTGGAAAATGTGGTGCAGCTGTTGCCGCCTCCTCCAAACCAAATGCAGTCTGAACAAGAAGCTGCTACAGACGAAACAGAAGCTCCAGATGGGGAAAAGACAGAGGTTGCTGAATAG